In Rhodothermia bacterium, the genomic stretch CGCGCTAACCGGGCTGCGCTACGCCCCGAACTTATTTAACCTTGAACCGCCTTCAGTTCATCCTGCACGTTATCCAAGTGTACCATTTTTACTTTATAAGCAAATTGGCCATTTGGCTTTCTTTCGGCAACCAAGATTTTCGCCATTTTTTTGTTGTTGGCGTTTTTACCCCGGTCGGTACGCTGGTTCTTAGAAACTTTCTTTGCCATGATGGTTTCGTTTTAGGCGTGTATCATGTTTAAGCAATATAAGGCAAAAAAGGCTGCTTACCATTGCTTTTTTTCAATCTTATTTGATTTCTTTGTGGATCGTATGCTTTTTGAGAACCGAGTTATATTTTTTCAGTTCTAAACGGGCCGTAGTATTCCGACGGTTTTTTGTGGTAGCATACCGAGAGGTACCCGGAGCTTCGGTACACTCTAAAATAATGTTGATCCGTGCTTCTTTGGTTTTTTTTGCCATTTTTATACGGCCTCCTCGCAATGGGTTTGTTCAGCGCAATGGATACAAATTCAAATTCAACGCCTATTAGACCGCGATGCCCTGACGACGAGCTTCGGCAATAACCGCTGCAATTCCGTTTTTGTTGATGGTCTTCATGGTTTGAGTTGAAACCCGAAGAGTTACCCAACGGTTTTCATCCGGAATAAAAAATCGCTTACGTTGTAGGTTCACCCCGAAACGACGCTTTACTTTGTTGTTGGCGTGCGAAACGTGGTTGCCTGTTAACGATTTTCGGCCCGTCAGTTGGTCTTTGCGTGCCATGATTTTTTGTTTTGTTTTAAGTTGCTTTGTTTTTATTATAGCCCACGAATATAATTTTATTTCCAAAAGAAAGCAACGACGAATAAGCTTCATCATCTAAAATTTACATATGAACCCTGTTCTTCTTGTGTTTATTCGTTTTCTATTGCGTATCCGCAGTGTTTTCTACTGGCTGTTC encodes the following:
- the rpmG gene encoding 50S ribosomal protein L33: MAKKTKEARINIILECTEAPGTSRYATTKNRRNTTARLELKKYNSVLKKHTIHKEIK
- the rpmB gene encoding 50S ribosomal protein L28 translates to MARKDQLTGRKSLTGNHVSHANNKVKRRFGVNLQRKRFFIPDENRWVTLRVSTQTMKTINKNGIAAVIAEARRQGIAV